In the Streptomyces spororaveus genome, ACCCGAGGACCGCCGCCGCCTGCGGTCGTGCGACCGCGGAAGCCGCCGCCCGCTCCGGCCGCGACCCGCTCGTCGAAGTCCTCCGGGATCTTGCGGAAGTCCTCGCCGAAGCGGTCGTAGCGGGCCCGGGTCTTGGGATCGGACAGGACGCTGTATGCCTCGTTGAGGTCCTTGAAACGCTCTTCCGCCCCAGGGTCCTTGTTCACGTCGGGGTGGTGCCTGCGGGCGAGTTTGCGATATGCCTGCTGGATCTCGTCCTGACTCGCGGACCGCGACACCCCGAGCACCTCGTAGTAGTCCCGCGCCATGACCGGTCACTCCCGCTTCGCGACGGTCACGGCGGCGGGCCTGAGCTGCCGCTCGCCGTCCCCGTAGCCGGGGCGCAGTACCTCGACGACCGTGCCCGGTGCGGCGTCCGGGTCCTGGACGATGCCGACCACCTCGTGCCGGGCCGGGTCGAAGGCGACGCCGGTCTCCGCGTGCCGCGGGTAGCCGAGCAGTTCGAGGACGTTCACCGCTTGGTCGCGTACGGCCCGGATGCCCTCCACGATCGCGCCCGGATCGGCGCCCGCGTGGGTCAGGGCGAGTTCGAGGTTGTCGAGGACGGGCAGGAAGGCGGCCGCCGTGCGGGCCCGCTCCACCGCCCGTTCGCGCTCAAGTTCCCTGGCGTGACGCTTGCGAAGGTTGTCGAGGTCGGCGAGTGCGCGCCGCCAACGGTCCTCCAGTTCCAGGATCGCGGTCGTGTACTCGTCCTCGGCAGGCGCGGAGCCGGCGGCATCGGGTCCCGGCTCGCCGTTCGCCGCTTCGGGCCGGGGCGGGCCCGGTTGGGGCAGATCCCCGCGAGGCGGGGGTCCGGCGCCTTCCGGGACCGGTTCGACCGGATCCGGCGCGGCCCGGTCGGGTTCCTGGGGGTAGGTGGGCATGGCGCGCCTCAGCCCTTGTCGAACTCGGCGTCGATGACATCATCGTCACCGCCACCGCCACTCGTGGGTCCGCCGGTGGCGGCGTCCTGACCGGGACCTCCGCCCGTGGCGGCGGCGCCCTGATGGGCCGCCAGCCCGGCGAGCACCTGCTGGAGTTCGGAGGTCAGGGGCCGCACGCGCTCGACGCCCGCCTCTTCCTTGACCGCCGTGCGGGCGTCCGACACGAGCATCTCGCCGCGTGCCTTCTCGTGCGCGGGCGCCGCGTCGCCCAGTTCGGCGAGAAGCTTCTCGACCTGGTACGCGACGGCGTCGAGTTCGTTGCGGGCGTCGACGGCCTCGCGGAGTGCCTTGTCCTGGCCCTGGTTGCTTTCGGCCTCCTGGACCATGCGTTCGACCTCACTGCGGTCCAGGTTGGAGCTCTCGCTGATCGTGATGCCCTGTTCCTTGCCGGTGTCCCGGTCGCGGGCCTTGACCTCGAGGATGCCGTTGGCGTCGATGTCGAAGGTGACCTCGATCTGGGCTTCGCCCCGCGGCGCCGGCCGGATGTCGGTGAGCTGGAACCGGCCCAGCACCCGGTTGTCGGCGGCCAGCTCGCGCTCGCCCTGGAGGACCACCACGTCGACGGCCGGCTGGTTGTCCTCGGCGGTGGAGAAGGTCTCGCTGCGGCGCACCGGGATGGTGGTGTTCCGCTCGATGATCTTCGTCATCACTCCGCCGCGTGTCTCCACGCCCAGCGACAAGGGGGTCACGTCGAGCAGCAGTACGTCCTTGACCTCACCCTTGAGCACCCCTGCCTGGATCGCGGCGCCGAGGGCCACGACCTCATCGGGGTTGACGCTCATGTTGGGTTCCTTGCCGCCGGTCAGTCGGCGGACCAGGGTCTGGACAGCGGGGATGCGGGTGGATCCGCCGACGAGGATGACCTCGTCGATGTCGCTCTCGCCGACCTTGGCGTCGGCGATGGCCTGCTGGACCGGTCCCAGACAGCGCTCCACCAGGTCGCCGGTGATCTGCTCGAACGTGGACCGCATGATCGAGTCGGTGAGGTGCTTGGGCCCGGCGGCGTCGGCGGTGATGAACGGCAGGCTGACCTGCGTCTGCGTCACCGAACTCAGCTCGGTCTTGGCCTTCTCCGCCGCCTCGAACAAGCGTTGCAGCGCCTGCGCGTCCTGGCGCAGGTCGATGCCGTTCTCCTTCTGGAAGTCGTCCGCGAGGTGATCGACCAGACGCCGGTCGAAGTCGTCGCCGCCCAGGTGGCTGTCGCCGGCGGTGGAGCGCACCTCCACCACCCCGTCTCCGACGTCGAGGATGCTCACGTCGAAGGTGCCGCCGCCCAGGTCGAAGACGAGGACGGTCTCGTGCTCCTTCTTGTCCACGCCGTACGCGAGGGCGGCCGCCGTCGGCTCGTTGATGATCCGCAGCACTTCCAGTCCCGCGATCCGGCCTGCGTCCTTGGTGGCGGTGCGCTGGGCGTCGTTGAAGTAGGCGGGCACCGTGATGACCGCCTCCGTGACCCGCTCCCCGAGCTGCTTGGAGGCGTCGTCGGTGAGTTTGCGCAGCACCTGTGCGCTGATCTCCTCGGGCGCGTACAGCTTGTCGCGCACCTTGAAGCGGGCCGCCCCGCCGTCGCCCTCGACGACGTCGTACGCCACCGCCCTGGCCTCGTCGGAGATCTCGTCGAAATGCCGGCCGATGAACCGCTTGGCCGAGTAGATGGTGCCCTTGGGATTGAGGATCGCCTGGCGCCGGGCCAGCTGGCCCACCAGACGTTCCCCGGTGTCGGTGAAGCCCACCACGGACGGTGTCGTGCGGTTGCCCTCGCTGTTGGGCACGACGGATGGCTCTCCGCCCTCCCACACGGCGATCACCGAGTTGGTGGTGCCCAGGTCGATGCCCACTGCCTTGGCCATGAGGAACTCCTCCCGGTACGGCGCCTGCGCCGACTGTCCGGATCACGTTCGTTCGGGTACGGGCGGGGACCTCTGCCAGTGGTCTGCAGCCCGCCGATCAGCCCTGCGGCCTCGTCGGAGACCTCCTCGTCCACGACGACCTCGTACCGGCTCGACCGCATCGAGCAGCGCGAGGCAAAATCGCGGCTCGCCACGGGAAAACCCGTGGCCCAAGAGGTGGTCAACGGCGTGGGCGGCTTCCCGGTAGGTCTCTTGTACGAGGCAACCGGCCTGCGGACCTACTCGGTCACCGC is a window encoding:
- the grpE gene encoding nucleotide exchange factor GrpE, yielding MPTYPQEPDRAAPDPVEPVPEGAGPPPRGDLPQPGPPRPEAANGEPGPDAAGSAPAEDEYTTAILELEDRWRRALADLDNLRKRHARELERERAVERARTAAAFLPVLDNLELALTHAGADPGAIVEGIRAVRDQAVNVLELLGYPRHAETGVAFDPARHEVVGIVQDPDAAPGTVVEVLRPGYGDGERQLRPAAVTVAKRE
- the dnaK gene encoding molecular chaperone DnaK, with amino-acid sequence MAKAVGIDLGTTNSVIAVWEGGEPSVVPNSEGNRTTPSVVGFTDTGERLVGQLARRQAILNPKGTIYSAKRFIGRHFDEISDEARAVAYDVVEGDGGAARFKVRDKLYAPEEISAQVLRKLTDDASKQLGERVTEAVITVPAYFNDAQRTATKDAGRIAGLEVLRIINEPTAAALAYGVDKKEHETVLVFDLGGGTFDVSILDVGDGVVEVRSTAGDSHLGGDDFDRRLVDHLADDFQKENGIDLRQDAQALQRLFEAAEKAKTELSSVTQTQVSLPFITADAAGPKHLTDSIMRSTFEQITGDLVERCLGPVQQAIADAKVGESDIDEVILVGGSTRIPAVQTLVRRLTGGKEPNMSVNPDEVVALGAAIQAGVLKGEVKDVLLLDVTPLSLGVETRGGVMTKIIERNTTIPVRRSETFSTAEDNQPAVDVVVLQGERELAADNRVLGRFQLTDIRPAPRGEAQIEVTFDIDANGILEVKARDRDTGKEQGITISESSNLDRSEVERMVQEAESNQGQDKALREAVDARNELDAVAYQVEKLLAELGDAAPAHEKARGEMLVSDARTAVKEEAGVERVRPLTSELQQVLAGLAAHQGAAATGGGPGQDAATGGPTSGGGGDDDVIDAEFDKG